A window from Ruminiclostridium josui JCM 17888 encodes these proteins:
- a CDS encoding response regulator, whose amino-acid sequence MGELKFVVVDDAVFMRTLIKRMIEENSNYHVVGEGANGREAIEQAKRNQPDIMTLDITMPEMDGIMAIKGILEVSPATKIIMVSAMGQQAMVIDAIKMGAKDFIVKPFDKTRVQQAIENVLNL is encoded by the coding sequence ATGGGAGAACTTAAATTTGTTGTTGTTGATGATGCAGTGTTTATGAGAACATTAATTAAGAGAATGATTGAAGAAAATTCAAACTATCACGTTGTAGGTGAAGGAGCAAATGGCCGTGAAGCTATTGAACAAGCAAAGCGTAATCAACCTGATATAATGACTCTTGATATTACAATGCCAGAGATGGATGGAATTATGGCAATAAAGGGAATATTGGAAGTAAGCCCAGCTACCAAGATAATAATGGTTTCTGCAATGGGACAGCAGGCTATGGTAATAGATGCAATTAAAATGGGAGCTAAAGATTTTATTGTTAAACCCTTTGATAAAACCAGGGTTCAACAGGCAATAGAAAATGTTTTAAATCTCTGA
- a CDS encoding YicC/YloC family endoribonuclease: MVRSMTGFGRGTFSDNGKEFTVEIKTVNHRYIDFYIKIPRQIGYLEERVREVASKSLFRGKVDIFISFEDRSDNSRSVTLDEPLASAYIQAVEKLKEKYSLKDDLSVSLISRFPDVLRIEKNEDDEEHLWSVLKRALDLAIDSLLQMREKEGNELRNSLLQKADYMETIISDISQRSPQVVTEYKQKLEYRIKELLNQQTIDENRIAMEVAIFADRCGIDEELVRLGSHLTQLRDILNIKKQPIGRKLDFLVQEINREINTIGSKSNDIIITKNVLELKSEAEKIREQIQNME; encoded by the coding sequence ATGGTTAGAAGTATGACAGGTTTCGGTAGAGGAACCTTTAGTGATAATGGCAAAGAATTTACGGTAGAAATAAAAACTGTAAATCACCGCTATATAGATTTTTATATAAAAATACCGAGACAGATTGGTTATCTTGAGGAAAGAGTCAGAGAAGTAGCTTCTAAAAGTCTTTTTCGCGGTAAAGTTGATATATTTATATCATTTGAAGATCGTTCCGACAATTCCAGAAGTGTGACACTTGATGAGCCATTAGCAAGTGCTTACATACAGGCAGTTGAAAAGCTCAAAGAAAAATATAGCTTGAAGGATGACTTGAGTGTATCGCTTATTTCACGTTTCCCGGATGTTTTAAGAATAGAGAAAAATGAAGATGATGAAGAACATTTGTGGTCTGTTCTTAAAAGAGCATTGGACTTGGCAATAGATTCGCTTCTCCAAATGAGAGAAAAAGAGGGAAATGAATTAAGAAACAGCCTGCTTCAGAAAGCCGATTATATGGAAACCATTATATCAGATATTTCTCAAAGAAGTCCCCAGGTTGTCACTGAATATAAGCAAAAGCTTGAATATAGGATAAAAGAATTATTAAATCAGCAAACTATTGATGAAAACAGGATTGCAATGGAAGTAGCAATATTTGCTGACAGGTGCGGCATAGATGAGGAATTGGTAAGACTGGGAAGTCATTTAACACAGTTAAGAGATATATTAAACATAAAGAAACAGCCTATTGGAAGAAAACTTGATTTTTTGGTTCAGGAAATAAACAGGGAAATAAATACAATCGGCTCAAAATCAAATGACATAATTATTACAAAAAATGTTCTGGAACTAAAAAGTGAAGCAGAAAAAATAAGAGAACAAATTCAGAATATGGAATAG
- the remA gene encoding extracellular matrix/biofilm regulator RemA, which translates to MKLINIGFGNIVSANRLVAIVSPESAPIKRIIQEARDRGMLIDATYGRRTRAVIITDSDHIILSAVQPETVAHRLNTKDNDDSEADEDSVTE; encoded by the coding sequence ATGAAGCTTATAAATATTGGCTTTGGGAATATTGTTTCCGCTAACAGACTCGTGGCAATTGTAAGTCCGGAATCAGCACCGATTAAAAGAATTATTCAGGAAGCAAGGGACAGAGGTATGTTGATTGATGCAACATACGGAAGAAGAACAAGAGCAGTAATAATTACTGACAGCGACCATATAATTTTATCAGCTGTACAGCCAGAAACAGTAGCCCACAGATTAAATACCAAGGACAACGATGACAGTGAAGCTGATGAAGATTCAGTTACTGAATAG
- the gmk gene encoding guanylate kinase — translation MQQKGLLVVVSGPSGTGKGTVCKKLLSQRNNVRYSVSATTRKPREGEIEGQSYFFVSESKFLDMIKNDALIEWDKYCDNYYGTPKSYVDSCVENGMDIILEITVEGALEIKQKYPDSVLIFILPPSFEELRRRIECRATECTDVIEKRLQKAVSEIKYVSKYDYLILNDSVDEAVLNIEKVLDSERLKPFRNTELIENLFK, via the coding sequence ATGCAACAAAAAGGCCTATTAGTTGTAGTGTCCGGACCTTCAGGAACAGGAAAGGGTACGGTATGCAAAAAGTTGTTGTCCCAAAGGAATAATGTAAGATATTCTGTATCAGCTACTACAAGAAAGCCACGTGAAGGTGAAATTGAGGGTCAGAGCTATTTCTTTGTTTCAGAAAGCAAATTTTTGGATATGATAAAGAATGATGCTCTCATTGAGTGGGATAAGTACTGCGACAATTACTATGGTACACCAAAGTCATATGTTGATTCTTGTGTGGAAAACGGTATGGACATAATATTGGAAATAACCGTGGAAGGGGCTCTTGAAATAAAGCAAAAGTACCCTGATTCCGTACTTATATTTATTCTGCCGCCATCCTTTGAAGAATTAAGAAGGAGAATAGAGTGCAGAGCTACAGAGTGTACTGATGTTATAGAAAAAAGATTGCAAAAGGCTGTCAGTGAAATTAAATATGTATCAAAATATGATTATTTAATTTTAAATGACAGTGTTGATGAAGCTGTTTTAAATATAGAAAAGGTTCTAGATAGCGAGCGGTTAAAGCCGTTCAGAAATACTGAATTGATAGAGAATTTATTCAAGTAA
- the rpoZ gene encoding DNA-directed RNA polymerase subunit omega → MIYPSINELMKKVDSRYTLAVEAAKRARQLVDGATKMTKFNSDKEVTIAIHEIAEDKITYVRTKSGIK, encoded by the coding sequence ATGATTTATCCTTCAATCAATGAATTGATGAAAAAAGTAGACAGCAGGTACACTTTAGCAGTTGAAGCTGCAAAAAGAGCAAGACAATTAGTAGACGGAGCAACTAAAATGACTAAGTTTAACTCCGATAAAGAAGTTACAATTGCTATACATGAAATAGCAGAGGATAAGATAACATATGTTAGAACAAAGAGCGGGATAAAATAG